In Zalophus californianus isolate mZalCal1 chromosome 17, mZalCal1.pri.v2, whole genome shotgun sequence, one DNA window encodes the following:
- the ATP1A3 gene encoding sodium/potassium-transporting ATPase subunit alpha-3 isoform X2: MGDKKDDKGSPKKSKGTKERRDLDDLKKEVAMTEHKMSVEEVCRKYNTDCVQGLTHSKAQEILARDGPNALTPPPTTPEWVKFCRQLFGGFSILLWIGAILCFLAYGIQAGTEDDPSGDNLYLGIVLAAVVIITGCFSYYQEAKSSKIMESFKNMVPQQALVIREGEKMQVNAEEVVVGDLVEIKGGDRVPADLRIISAHGCKVDNSSLTGESEPQTRSPDCTHDNPLETRNITFFSTNCVEGTARGVVVATGDRTVMGRIATLASGLEVGKTPIAIEIEHFIQLITGVAVFLGVSFFILSLILGYTWLEAVIFLIGIIVANVPEGLLATVTVCLTLTAKRMARKNCLVKNLEAVETLGSTSTICSDKTGTLTQNRMTVAHMWFDNQIHEADTTEDQSGTSFDKSSHTWVALSHIAGLCNRAVFKGGQDNIPVLKRDVAGDASESALLKCIELSSGSVKLMRERNKKVAEIPFNSTNKYQLSIHETEDPNDNRYLLVMKGAPERILDRCSTILLQGKEQPLDEEMKEAFQNAYLELGGLGERVLGFCHYYLPEEQFPKGFAFDCDDVNFTTDNLCFVGLMSMIDPPRAAVPDAVGKCRSAGIKVIMVTGDHPITAKAIAKGVGIISEGNETVEDIAARLNIPVSQVNPRDAKACVIHGTDLKDFTSEQIDEILQNHTEIVFARTSPQQKLIIVEGCQRQGAIVAVTGDGVNDSPALKKADIGVAMGIAGSDVSKQAADMILLDDNFASIVTGVEEGRLIFDNLKKSIAYTLTSNIPEITPFLLFIMANIPLPLGTITILCIDLGTDMVPAISLAYEAAESDIMKRQPRNPRTDKLVNERLISMAYGQIGMIQALGGFFSYFVILAENGFLPSNLVGIRLNWDDRTVNDLEDSYGQQWTYEQRKVVEFTCHTAFFVSIVVVQWADLIICKTRRNSVFQQGMKNKILIFGLFEETALAAFLSYCPGMDVALRMYPLKPSWWFCAFPYSFLIFVYDEIRKLILRRNPGGWVEKETYY; encoded by the exons ATGGGG GACAAGAAAGATGACAAGGGCTCGCCCAAGAAGAGCAAGGGCACCAAGGAGCGCAGGGACCTGGATGACCTCAAGAAGGAGGTGGCCATG ACAGAGCACAAGATGTCCGTGGAAGAGGTGTGCCGGAAATACAACACGGACTGCGTGCAG GGTCTGACCCACAGCAAAGCCCAAGAGATCCTGGCCCGGGATGGGCCCAATGCGCTCACACCACCGCCTACCACCCCAGAATGGGTCAAGTTCTGCCGCCAGCTCTTCGGGGGCTTCTCAATCCTGCTGTGGATTGGAGCCATCCTCTGCTTCCTGGCCTATGGCATCCAGGCGGGCACAGAGGACGACCCCTCGGGCGACAAT CTGTACCTGGGCATCGTGCTGGCGGCTGTGGTCATCATCACCGGCTGCTTCTCCTACTACCAGGAGGCCAAGAGCTCCAAGATCATGGAGTCCTTCAAGAACATGGTTCCCCAG CAAGCCCTGGTGATCCGAGAGGGTGAGAAGATGCAGGTGAACGCTGAGGAGGTGGTCGTCGGGGACCTGGTGGAGATCAAGGGTGGAGACCGAGTCCCGGCCGACCTACGAATCATCTCAGCCCATGGTTGCAAG GTGGACAACTCCTCCCTGACCGGCGAATCAGAACCTCAGACCCGCTCTCCTGACTGCACACACGACAACCCCTTGGAGACTCGGAACATTACCTTCTTTTCTACCAACTGTGTGGAAG GCACGGCTCGCGGCGTGGTGGTGGCCACGGGTGACCGCACTGTCATGGGCCGCATTGCCACGCTGGCTTCAGGCCTGGAGGTGGGCAAGACGCCCATCGCCATCGAGATCGAGCACTTCATCCAGCTCATCACCGGCGTGGCCGTCTTCCTGGGCGTCTCCTTCTTCATCCTGTCCCTCATTCTCGGATACACCTGGCTCGAGGCTGTCATCTTCCTCATCGGCATCATCGTGGCCAATGTCCCAGAGGGCCTGCTGGCCACCGTCACT GTGTGTCTGACGCTGACGGCCAAGCGCATGGCACGGAAGAACTGCTTGGTGAAAAACCTGGAGGCTGTCGAGACCCTGGGCTCCACATCCACCATTTGCTCGGACAAGACAGGGACCCTCACCCAGAACCGCATGACGGTCGCCCACATGTGGTTTGACAACCAGATCCACGAGGCCGACACCACAGAGGACCAGTCAG GCACCTCGTTCGACAAGAGCTCACACACCTGGGTGGCCCTGTCCCACATTGCTGGACTCTGCAACCGCGCCGTCTTCAAGGGAGGTCAGGACAACATCCCTGTGCTCAAG AGGGATGTGGCTGGGGATGCCTCTGAATCCGCCCTGCTCAAGTGCATCGAACTGTCGTCTGGTTCTGTGAAGCTGATGCGCGAACGTAACAAGAAAGTGGCTGAGATTCCCTTCAATTCCACCAACAAATACCAG CTCTCCATCCACGAGACTGAGGACCCCAACGACAACCGGTACCTACTGGTGATGAAGGGCGCCCCCGAGCGCATCCTGGACCGCTGCTCCACCATCCTGCTGCAGGGCAAGGAGCAGCCCCTGGACGAGGAGATGAAAGAGGCCTTCCAGAACGCCTACCTGGAGCTCGGCGGCCTGGGCGAGCGTGTGCTGG GTTTCTGCCATTACTACCTGCCCGAGGAGCAGTTCCCCAAGGGCTTTGCCTTCGACTGCGACGACGTGAACTTTACCACGGACAACCTCTGCTTCGTCGGCCTCATGTCCATGATCGACCCACCCCGGGCGGCCGTCCCCGACGCGGTGGGCAAGTGCCGCAGCGCCGGCATCAAG GTCATCATGGTCACGGGTGATCACCCCATCACGGCAAAGGCCATTGCCAAGGGCGTGGGCATCATCTCTGAGGGCAACGAGACGGTGGAGGACATTGCTGCCCGGCTCAACATTCCCGTCAGCCAGGTCAACCCCCG ggACGCCAAGGCCTGCGTGATCCATGGCACCGATCTCAAGGACTTCACCTCGGAGCAAATCGATGAGATCCTGCAGAACCACACGGAAATTGTCTTCGCCCGCACGTCCCCCCAGCAGAAGCTCATTATTGTGGAAGGCTGCCAGAGACAG GGAGCCATCGTGGCTGTGACCGGGGATGGTGTGAACGACTCCCCCGCCCTGAAAAAGGCTGACATCGGTGTGGCCATGGGCATTGCCGGCTCAGACGTGTCCAAGCAGGCAGCGGACATGATTCTGCTGGACGACAACTTTGCCTCTATTGTCACGGGTGTGGAGGAGG GCCGCCTGATCTTTGACAACCTGAAGAAGTCCATTGCCTACACCCTGACCAGCAACATCCCTGAGATCACACCCTTCTTGCTGTTTATCATGGCCAACATCCCACTGCCTCTGGGCACCATCACCATCCTCTGTATCGACCTGGGCACTGACATG GTCCCTGCCATCTCATTGGCATACGAGGCTGCAGAGAGTGACATCATGAAGAGACAGCCCAGGAACCCACGTACCGACAAGCTGGTCAATGAGAGGCTCATCAGCATGGCCTATGGGCAGATTG GAATGATCCAGGCTCTCGGCGGCTTCTTTTCCTACTTCGTGATCCTGGCAGAAAATGGCTTCTTGCCCAGCAACCTGGTGGGCATCCGGCTGAACTGGGACGACCGCACCGTCAATGACCTGGAGGACAGTTACGGGCAGcagtgg ACGTACGAGCAGAGGAAAGTGGTGGAGTTCACGTGCCACACGGCCTTCTTTGTGAGCATTGTGGTCGTCCAGTGGGCCGACTTGATCATCTGCAAGACCCGGAGGAACTCGGTCTTCCAGCAGGGCATGAA GAACAAGATCCTGATCTTCGGGCTATTTGAGGAGACGGCGCTCGCCGCCTTCCTGTCCTACTGCCCTGGGATGGACGTGGCCCTCCGCATGTACCCGCTCAA GCCCAGCTGGTGGTTCTGTGCCTTCCCctacagtttcctcatcttcGTCTACGACGAGATCCGCAAACTCATCCTGCGCAGGAACCCGGGGG gtTGGGTGGAGAAGGAAACCTACTACTGA
- the ATP1A3 gene encoding sodium/potassium-transporting ATPase subunit alpha-3 isoform X1 yields the protein MGSGGSDSYRVATSQDKKDDKGSPKKSKGTKERRDLDDLKKEVAMTEHKMSVEEVCRKYNTDCVQGLTHSKAQEILARDGPNALTPPPTTPEWVKFCRQLFGGFSILLWIGAILCFLAYGIQAGTEDDPSGDNLYLGIVLAAVVIITGCFSYYQEAKSSKIMESFKNMVPQQALVIREGEKMQVNAEEVVVGDLVEIKGGDRVPADLRIISAHGCKVDNSSLTGESEPQTRSPDCTHDNPLETRNITFFSTNCVEGTARGVVVATGDRTVMGRIATLASGLEVGKTPIAIEIEHFIQLITGVAVFLGVSFFILSLILGYTWLEAVIFLIGIIVANVPEGLLATVTVCLTLTAKRMARKNCLVKNLEAVETLGSTSTICSDKTGTLTQNRMTVAHMWFDNQIHEADTTEDQSGTSFDKSSHTWVALSHIAGLCNRAVFKGGQDNIPVLKRDVAGDASESALLKCIELSSGSVKLMRERNKKVAEIPFNSTNKYQLSIHETEDPNDNRYLLVMKGAPERILDRCSTILLQGKEQPLDEEMKEAFQNAYLELGGLGERVLGFCHYYLPEEQFPKGFAFDCDDVNFTTDNLCFVGLMSMIDPPRAAVPDAVGKCRSAGIKVIMVTGDHPITAKAIAKGVGIISEGNETVEDIAARLNIPVSQVNPRDAKACVIHGTDLKDFTSEQIDEILQNHTEIVFARTSPQQKLIIVEGCQRQGAIVAVTGDGVNDSPALKKADIGVAMGIAGSDVSKQAADMILLDDNFASIVTGVEEGRLIFDNLKKSIAYTLTSNIPEITPFLLFIMANIPLPLGTITILCIDLGTDMVPAISLAYEAAESDIMKRQPRNPRTDKLVNERLISMAYGQIGMIQALGGFFSYFVILAENGFLPSNLVGIRLNWDDRTVNDLEDSYGQQWTYEQRKVVEFTCHTAFFVSIVVVQWADLIICKTRRNSVFQQGMKNKILIFGLFEETALAAFLSYCPGMDVALRMYPLKPSWWFCAFPYSFLIFVYDEIRKLILRRNPGGWVEKETYY from the exons ATGGGG TCTGGGGGCTCTGACAGCTATCGTGTGGCCACCTCGCAGGACAAGAAAGATGACAAGGGCTCGCCCAAGAAGAGCAAGGGCACCAAGGAGCGCAGGGACCTGGATGACCTCAAGAAGGAGGTGGCCATG ACAGAGCACAAGATGTCCGTGGAAGAGGTGTGCCGGAAATACAACACGGACTGCGTGCAG GGTCTGACCCACAGCAAAGCCCAAGAGATCCTGGCCCGGGATGGGCCCAATGCGCTCACACCACCGCCTACCACCCCAGAATGGGTCAAGTTCTGCCGCCAGCTCTTCGGGGGCTTCTCAATCCTGCTGTGGATTGGAGCCATCCTCTGCTTCCTGGCCTATGGCATCCAGGCGGGCACAGAGGACGACCCCTCGGGCGACAAT CTGTACCTGGGCATCGTGCTGGCGGCTGTGGTCATCATCACCGGCTGCTTCTCCTACTACCAGGAGGCCAAGAGCTCCAAGATCATGGAGTCCTTCAAGAACATGGTTCCCCAG CAAGCCCTGGTGATCCGAGAGGGTGAGAAGATGCAGGTGAACGCTGAGGAGGTGGTCGTCGGGGACCTGGTGGAGATCAAGGGTGGAGACCGAGTCCCGGCCGACCTACGAATCATCTCAGCCCATGGTTGCAAG GTGGACAACTCCTCCCTGACCGGCGAATCAGAACCTCAGACCCGCTCTCCTGACTGCACACACGACAACCCCTTGGAGACTCGGAACATTACCTTCTTTTCTACCAACTGTGTGGAAG GCACGGCTCGCGGCGTGGTGGTGGCCACGGGTGACCGCACTGTCATGGGCCGCATTGCCACGCTGGCTTCAGGCCTGGAGGTGGGCAAGACGCCCATCGCCATCGAGATCGAGCACTTCATCCAGCTCATCACCGGCGTGGCCGTCTTCCTGGGCGTCTCCTTCTTCATCCTGTCCCTCATTCTCGGATACACCTGGCTCGAGGCTGTCATCTTCCTCATCGGCATCATCGTGGCCAATGTCCCAGAGGGCCTGCTGGCCACCGTCACT GTGTGTCTGACGCTGACGGCCAAGCGCATGGCACGGAAGAACTGCTTGGTGAAAAACCTGGAGGCTGTCGAGACCCTGGGCTCCACATCCACCATTTGCTCGGACAAGACAGGGACCCTCACCCAGAACCGCATGACGGTCGCCCACATGTGGTTTGACAACCAGATCCACGAGGCCGACACCACAGAGGACCAGTCAG GCACCTCGTTCGACAAGAGCTCACACACCTGGGTGGCCCTGTCCCACATTGCTGGACTCTGCAACCGCGCCGTCTTCAAGGGAGGTCAGGACAACATCCCTGTGCTCAAG AGGGATGTGGCTGGGGATGCCTCTGAATCCGCCCTGCTCAAGTGCATCGAACTGTCGTCTGGTTCTGTGAAGCTGATGCGCGAACGTAACAAGAAAGTGGCTGAGATTCCCTTCAATTCCACCAACAAATACCAG CTCTCCATCCACGAGACTGAGGACCCCAACGACAACCGGTACCTACTGGTGATGAAGGGCGCCCCCGAGCGCATCCTGGACCGCTGCTCCACCATCCTGCTGCAGGGCAAGGAGCAGCCCCTGGACGAGGAGATGAAAGAGGCCTTCCAGAACGCCTACCTGGAGCTCGGCGGCCTGGGCGAGCGTGTGCTGG GTTTCTGCCATTACTACCTGCCCGAGGAGCAGTTCCCCAAGGGCTTTGCCTTCGACTGCGACGACGTGAACTTTACCACGGACAACCTCTGCTTCGTCGGCCTCATGTCCATGATCGACCCACCCCGGGCGGCCGTCCCCGACGCGGTGGGCAAGTGCCGCAGCGCCGGCATCAAG GTCATCATGGTCACGGGTGATCACCCCATCACGGCAAAGGCCATTGCCAAGGGCGTGGGCATCATCTCTGAGGGCAACGAGACGGTGGAGGACATTGCTGCCCGGCTCAACATTCCCGTCAGCCAGGTCAACCCCCG ggACGCCAAGGCCTGCGTGATCCATGGCACCGATCTCAAGGACTTCACCTCGGAGCAAATCGATGAGATCCTGCAGAACCACACGGAAATTGTCTTCGCCCGCACGTCCCCCCAGCAGAAGCTCATTATTGTGGAAGGCTGCCAGAGACAG GGAGCCATCGTGGCTGTGACCGGGGATGGTGTGAACGACTCCCCCGCCCTGAAAAAGGCTGACATCGGTGTGGCCATGGGCATTGCCGGCTCAGACGTGTCCAAGCAGGCAGCGGACATGATTCTGCTGGACGACAACTTTGCCTCTATTGTCACGGGTGTGGAGGAGG GCCGCCTGATCTTTGACAACCTGAAGAAGTCCATTGCCTACACCCTGACCAGCAACATCCCTGAGATCACACCCTTCTTGCTGTTTATCATGGCCAACATCCCACTGCCTCTGGGCACCATCACCATCCTCTGTATCGACCTGGGCACTGACATG GTCCCTGCCATCTCATTGGCATACGAGGCTGCAGAGAGTGACATCATGAAGAGACAGCCCAGGAACCCACGTACCGACAAGCTGGTCAATGAGAGGCTCATCAGCATGGCCTATGGGCAGATTG GAATGATCCAGGCTCTCGGCGGCTTCTTTTCCTACTTCGTGATCCTGGCAGAAAATGGCTTCTTGCCCAGCAACCTGGTGGGCATCCGGCTGAACTGGGACGACCGCACCGTCAATGACCTGGAGGACAGTTACGGGCAGcagtgg ACGTACGAGCAGAGGAAAGTGGTGGAGTTCACGTGCCACACGGCCTTCTTTGTGAGCATTGTGGTCGTCCAGTGGGCCGACTTGATCATCTGCAAGACCCGGAGGAACTCGGTCTTCCAGCAGGGCATGAA GAACAAGATCCTGATCTTCGGGCTATTTGAGGAGACGGCGCTCGCCGCCTTCCTGTCCTACTGCCCTGGGATGGACGTGGCCCTCCGCATGTACCCGCTCAA GCCCAGCTGGTGGTTCTGTGCCTTCCCctacagtttcctcatcttcGTCTACGACGAGATCCGCAAACTCATCCTGCGCAGGAACCCGGGGG gtTGGGTGGAGAAGGAAACCTACTACTGA